Within Candidatus Rokuibacteriota bacterium, the genomic segment GGCGCAGCTCGTCGAGGGGCCCGCCGAGGTGGCCCACGTGCACGCCGAAGGTCATGGTCATCGTGTTCCCGCCGCCGCCCGGGAGATGCCGAGCGCGCTCAGCGCGTCGTCACCGTGAGCCCGCCGTCCACCACGAGCGTCTGGCCGGTGACCCAGCGCGCCTCGTCACTGGCCAGGTACACCGCGGCCCACCCCACGTCCCCGCCGGAGCCCTCGGTGCCCAGCGGGCTCGCCCGGCGGCGCCGCTCGCGCGCCTCGGGTCCGAGCGCCTCCACCATCGGCGTCCAGACCTGGCCGGGGGCGATCGCGTTGACCCGGATGCCCCTGCGCCCGAGCTGAGCCGCCGTGCTCTGGACGAAGCCGATGATGCCGGCCTTGGCCGCGGAGTAGGCCGTGCGCCCATGCCCGCGGAGCGCGGCCACCGACGACACGCAGACCACGGCGCCGCGCCCGCGCTCGATCATGGGCGGCACCGCGGCCTGGGTGGCGAGGAACATGGACTTGAGGTCCACGGCCATCACGCGATCCCACTCCTCCTCCGAGGTCTCCATGGGGTCCTTCCGCGACTCGACGCCGACATTGTTGTGGAGGACGTCGAGGGCCCCGTAGCGCTCGAGCGCCGCGGCCACCATGCCGCGGCACTCCTCGGCGCGCGTGACGTCCGCCGCGAAGACGGAGGCCTCGCCCCCTTCGGCGCCGATGAGCGCCACCGTCTCCCCGGCGCGCGCCGCCTCCCGGTCCACGCAGAGGACGCGCGCGCCCTCGCGGGCGAAGAGGATCGCCGCAGCCTTGCCGTTGCCGATCCCGGGACCGCGGGAGCCGGCGCCCGTGACGATCGCGACCTTGCCGGCGAGCCTGCCGCTCACGCCGCGCCGCCCGCCGTCAGCCCTTGAAGCTCCCGTCGAGGCGGACGTCCACCAGGTATGGCCCGCCGGAGGCGAGTCCGCGCGCGAGCGC encodes:
- a CDS encoding SDR family oxidoreductase; amino-acid sequence: MSGRLAGKVAIVTGAGSRGPGIGNGKAAAILFAREGARVLCVDREAARAGETVALIGAEGGEASVFAADVTRAEECRGMVAAALERYGALDVLHNNVGVESRKDPMETSEEEWDRVMAVDLKSMFLATQAAVPPMIERGRGAVVCVSSVAALRGHGRTAYSAAKAGIIGFVQSTAAQLGRRGIRVNAIAPGQVWTPMVEALGPEARERRRRASPLGTEGSGGDVGWAAVYLASDEARWVTGQTLVVDGGLTVTTR